TACTATACACCACACTCAGTCTATACTATACACCACACTCAGTCTATACTATATACCCTGGTCTATTCATCTAACGCGCCTAGGCCCAACGGCGAAAAGTATGAATTATAAATAGATGGATTATTGATCGCGATTGTATTTTGTCATTGTTTGCCGCACAAAACGCATCATCTCTACGTCCTAAATCACCAGTTTCACACCTTTCTATAATCGTACGTTTTGGCTAAAGCCACTTCTGGTGCCGTGTCTTTAATCCCATCTTCGTATGTTTTAAATTCCCTTTCCTGAATCAATTTGAGACTTACTTTTTTATCTGGCCAAGGGATCACTGAGCCACTCTTCTTTGAAACTCTTACTAGGTGATATCAATGTTACTTGGGTTGTTGTTTTCGTCAAATTTAAGTGATATTCTCGTGGGTTCgctaaatttattttaaattactTTATTGTAGGGTCTATGAGTTGCACATTTGAGTAGTGAATCTTCTTCTCAATTTCCACTCTCTTCCCATTTATAACCATCTTCCTCTATATCACAGGTTCACTCACCATGTTGCAGCCCCTAACCTTTACTTGATTCCTCAGCCTATCGCATTGgataatttcatcaatcTTCCCTTTGTCTCTCCCGCTTATTACCTTCACCTAGATAACATCATAACTACCTTATCCCCTTTGGCGTATTTCCAGTATCGAATTATGTTCCTGGGATGTACAATTTTGGGGCCTCTGACTGCATTCAATTGGAAGTGAAATGTTGTATGGGCCAAACTGTAgcatttttgaaaatacGATAACATTTATAGCACTTTTCAATGCACCTCACGGAATGTATTATATCAATGCATAATTACAGTTGCGAGAAACATTGTACACACAGTTAGCCATTagtttgatatatattagaaaacttcaatatattcaatCACGCATCCGCTTGTGCCACATCACATCAATGATTACACTAACAACACTCAT
The DNA window shown above is from Babesia microti strain RI chromosome III, complete genome and carries:
- a CDS encoding Probable 39S ribosomal protein L24 mitochondrial (overlaps_old_locusTagID:BBM_III02130) — protein: MLSYFQKCYSLAHTTFHFQLNAVRGPKIVHPRNIIRYWKYAKGDKVKVISGRDKGKIDEIIQCDRLRNQVKVRGCNMRKMVINGKRVEIEKKIHYSNVQLIDPTINEPTRISLKFDENNNPIRVSKKSGSVIPWPDKKEREFKTYEDGIKDTAPEVALAKTYDYRKDVEMMRFVRQTMTKYNRDQ